A stretch of Labrus bergylta chromosome 19, fLabBer1.1, whole genome shotgun sequence DNA encodes these proteins:
- the marcksl1b gene encoding MARCKS-related protein 1-B, whose translation MGSQASKGDVAAEANASAPDASAVKTNGQENGHVKTNGDVSTKPDGNAAGTNGSAEAAQEHEAGAGGDTIELAPPADGETAKPEGEAEAKETPKKKKFSLKKTFNFKLNLKKSKKSEAVKEDAVAATTPTEEKPAENGAAAEEKKEELKEEAAAAAAATEAPKAEEGPAKEGAPKEEVKEAVAPAPEATQPTEESSLTPSPSEKKE comes from the exons ATGGGATCCCAGGCATCCAAGGGAGATGTAGCTGCAGAGGCAAACGCTTCTGCCCCTGATGCTTCAGCTGTCAAAACCAATGGACAG GAGAATGGCCACGTGAAAACCAATGGGGATGTTTCTACTAAACCTGATGGGAATGCTGCTGGGACCAATGGCTCAGCTGAGGCAGCCCAGGAGCATGAAGCCGGCGCAGGAGGTGATACTATTGAGCTGGCACCCCCTGCAGATGGAGAGACAGCCAAACCAGAAGGAGAGGCTGAAGCTAAAGAGACACCTAAGAAAAAGAAGTTCTCTCTGAAGAAGAccttcaacttcaaactgaacTTGAAGAAGAGCAAAAAGAGCGAGGCCGTAAAAGAGGATGCTGTAGCAGCCACCACACCTACTGAGGAGAAGCCGGCAGAGAACggtgctgctgcagaggagaaaaaggaggaattAAAggaggaggctgctgctgctgctgctgccaccgAGGCTCCAAAGGCAGAGGAGGGACCGGCTAAAGAGGGTGCCCCTAAGGAGGAGGTAAAGGAGGCAGTGGCTCCAGCCCCCGAGGCCACGCAACCAACAGAGGAGAGCAGCTTGACCCCCTCTCCCTctgaaaagaaagagtga
- the eif3i gene encoding eukaryotic translation initiation factor 3 subunit I — MKPILLQGHERSITQIKYNREGDLLFSVAKDTVTNVWYSVNGERLGTYNGHTGAVWCVDCDWDTKNVLTGSADNSCRLWDCETGKQLALLNTNSAVRTCGFDFSGNIIMFSTDKQMGYQCFLNFFDLRDPQQIEDNQPYQSIPCSDYKITSAVWGPLGEFVIAGHENGEINQFSAKSGEILKKGKEHTKQINDIQTSVDLTMFISASKDNTAKLFDCSSLDHIKTFRTERPVNSAAISPIMDHVVMGGGQEAMEVTTTSTRIGKFEARFFHAAYEEEFGRVKGHFGPINCVAFHPDGKSYSSGGEDGYVRIHYFDPQYFDFELEA; from the exons ATG aaACCCATCCTGCTCCAGGGCCATGAGAGGTCAATCACGCAGATTAAGTACAACAGGGAAGGAGATCTGCTCTTCTCCGTAGCGAAAGACACG GTAACCAACGTGTGGTACTCCGTCAATGGCGAGAGACTTGGTACATACAATGGACATACAGGAGCTGTGTGGTGTGTTGACTGTGACT GGGACACTAAAAATGTATTGACCGGTTCAGCAGACAACAGCTGTCGACTGTGGGATTGTGAGACTG GTAAACAGCTGGCCCTGCTGAACACCAACTCTGCTGTTAGAACGTGTGGCTTTGACTTCAGCGGCAACATCATCATGTTCTCCACAGACAAGCAGATGGGTTACCAGTGTTTCCTGAATTTCTTTGACCTGAGGGATCCACAGCAGATAG AAGACAACCAGCCCTACCAATCGATACCCTGCAGTGATTACAAGATTACCAGCGCTGTGTGGGGACCTCTCGGAGAGTTTGTCATTGCTGGCCACGAGAATGGGGAGATCAATCAGTTCAGCGccaag TCTGGAGAAATCCTGAAGAAGGGCAAAGAGCATACCAAGCAGATCAATGACATCCAGACATCAGTGGATCTCACTATGTTCATCAGTGCCTCAAAGGACAACACTGCCAAG CTCTTCGACTGCTCTTCTTTGGATCACATAAAGACCTTCAGAACAGAGAGACCAGTCAACTCTGCTGCCATCTCCCCCATTATGGATCAC GTGGTGATGGGAGGTGGACAGGAAGCCATGGAGGTCACAACTACCTCTACCAGGATCGGCAAGTTTGAGGCCAG ATTCTTCCATGCAGCATATGAAGAGGAGTTTggcagggtcaaaggtcattttGGCCCAATCAACTGTGTGGCATTCCATCCTGATGGCAAAAG TTACAGCAGTGGAGGAGAAGATGGATATGTAAGGATTCATTACTTTGACCCCCAGTATTTTGACTTTGAGCTTGAAGCATAA